CCTAAGTCAGGCTTTAGGTAACCTCCCAAAAACCTAAATGCATGCCACATCATAgcaaaatgacataaaatacCCTTCCTTAATATGTCATTGATAAAATTcagaaacaataaaaattgtatcaaaattattgaattgaatATGAACTATAATTTGATGTCCTTGGTGGTTCATTTCAAATACACTTTGCCTCAAAGCTTGTTGAAGGATAGAAACAAACAAGTTTTCACTATATTCTTAAATACACATAAGTCGCAGTATGTTTTCAATCAATTTGGTTCATACAGTAATAGCCCTACTATCTGATTGTATGAAAACGAAGATCTAGTTTCTGGTTTAGAATGTGTTAAAGTATGGAACTGAATGAATTCTGGTTAATCTCTCTAAGCCTAACTATAATGCTCCCTAGACCTATTCATGAGTAGCACCAAAAAGTTGCAATctgaaaaaaaaggaagttcGTTAGGTCTTCCTTTTGTGAGCAATCAATCAGGGATGGTCATAAAAAAGGTCTACAAGCTTTCAGTTGTCTAATTTAAGACAggttagattttcttttagtaGAGTTGAGGATGGGTTATAGCTAACTTCCGCCTGTCCCTATATCTGATTTGATAATATGTAGTTATGTTTATGCATACTAGCCAGTTATCACGGAAATTTGTAGACAATTCGAGTATCAAttactgaaaaagaaaataggtgGAGAACTTGCAGTTGGTACAATGCACATACCTACATGATACACTATTCTTTGATCATTATTACGTCATGTATCATCATATCTTATTGTTACTAATTTTGCAATGAGTTCTGATGCTGTGTATTTATGATCCTTGTTACGGTTTTTCTATTGGTTTGCtgtttcttatttgtttggaTTCCAGAAATGTAATCTTTTTGCTTATTTCTGTTTCTCTGAGAATATGGACGtggtttttagttttttcctttttcatctctTTCCTGAACAAATGTGCAACTATGGACCAATTGTCTGCTGCAGGTTCGTGATAGGGCAACCCTTTATCTTAAGACACTTGGTGCAGAAGGCTCAGTTGTTGAAAATGAGGAAGACGTGCAAGAAATTCTTTTTGGCTCTCTAGACTTGCCACTGAGCAATCTAGAGACCAGTTTGAAAAATTATGTAAGGTGCTTTAACTTGGTGTTCTTAAATTTAGTTACCACAGTCACTATCTCATCTCATTGCATATGGGCACAGGAACCTTCCGAAGAACCTTTTGATCTTGATTCTGTATCTAAGGAGATTAAATCCCAGCCACTTGCTGAGAAGAAGGGTAGTGGTAAAAAATCGAAAGGGCTTGGTGTTCCTCCCACTACCCTTACTTCTTCTGTCGATGCTTATGAAAAGATGCTTCGTTCCATTGAAGAATTCTCCGACTTTGGGAAGCTTTTCAAGGTTCTTCCATTTGCCCTCTTTATTAACCGATCTATACAAATTCTTATATGCTAGTGTGCTGTGTTTTTATTCTGAGTACTTCTATGTTGTCCTTACAGTCATCAGCTTCCATGGAGCTTACAGAAGCAGAAACAGAGTATGCTGTCAATGTTGTCAAGCATATTTTTGATAGACACGTTGTCTTTCAATATAACTGCACAAATACAATTCCTGAGCAGCTACTAGAAAATGTAATGCCAAAAAATCAAGTGCAACTTTTTGTTGAACCAGCTAGAGAATTGCTTTTATAATTGTCTGCCTCTGCAGGTCAATGTTATTGTGGATGCCTCAGAAGCAGAGGAATTCTCGGAAGTAGTATCCAAGCCACTTAGATCTCTTCCTTACAATACACCTGGGCAAACCTTTGTGGCATTTGAGAAACCAGATGGAGTCGCCGCTGTTGGGAAGTTCTCAAATATGTTGAAGTTCATTGTCAAAGAGGTATGGAATTTTCCTGTATTTTGTGTGCAGCATCCTTCTTTGATgaagtatttaaataattaggaCAGGGAAAAGAGAGTTGAAAAGGTGTGTTCAGAGTTTGAAAGTGAAAGATATCAAAAATTCTTGTTTTGAAGTATATCCCCCATAAATTGGAGAATCCCGAGCCTCTTTTAGAAATCTCCATTATGGATTTTGAGATTTCCAAGCCCCCAAATGTTAAAAAGGGCAAGAATGGTTATGCCTATCCTTTGAATTATTCATGTAAAAAAGCGGCCCTTTCTTCCATGTTTGGAGGAAAATCCTTTGAATTCTCATTCAATTGAAGAAAGACGAACAGGACTTTTATCACCCTCGAATCAAAATGTCGCCTTACCACCTTCCTCTTCTCTTATCTTACCCTTCAACAActattttgtcttcactccTTTGGATCTAGTTCTAGGTTTAACAAGAGGAGTTATTTACTCTACAAAAGACCCTCCACCTCATGGTCATGTCTCTAAGCATGACTCTAAGGTAAGCTCGAGTAGTGTGAAATCAGTCACTCAGCCTCTGAATTTCAATATGGAaattgttcttaattttttttttctttttttttttctcttcctgAAGCTTTTGACTTGTCATTTCGGTATTATGGCCAAGAGGACTCCTCTTTGAGTTTCGTGAAATTCCTGCTTTGGCTCAAGAAGGAAACCGCATCATGGTTTAGCTttgctaatttttgttttgtcttctctttgatattttaattgacTTGCATGAGgagatttatttttctttgctgGTGATGGTTTTTCATAAGTTCCTTTCAATGGGTTAATAGTTCTTGCAAAGCTGGAGAGATTTTTGAGATTGCTTTATGatcagttttaaaatgttttttggttggttggttgtcGGTTCTTggttatttttaaagatttaaagtAGCCATCAGTTTTTCAGTTTGGTGGAGGCCGTATTCATAGTTTCATCATTCATTTGCAAGCTAGTTCTTTCAATTGAAGTTggttcttaaaatatttatttattttctttgctaATCTCTATTCTGTATTtgttgtttgtattttttctttttaagggaGTTTGTATTCCTTgaatatttattcattttcattatataatGAGAAGTTGTTTCttgctaaaaaaatcaattaattaggACAAAATATAGTCTCTCATTTATGCTCAATCATTTTGTTGTGCTAAGTCTATGTTAGTTATTTGTTGTCGACGCAATTTGTGAGTTCTATTATGGCATTTCACAATAAGAATGATTGTACAGATGCTAGATgaacatttttgtttatgagaTACCAAATTTACATGCTCTGTTGGTATACCTGTAATTATATGTCCATATGTTGACTCTTCCGTCTAAGCTTTTTTTGTATTCCACAATGCATTTGTATGGAGAGAATTTAATCTGTCTAAACAATAAAACGCTTTGAGAGATTGAGTTCAAATCACAATGGTCATCTACCTAGAATTTAATATTCTGTAAGTTTTATTGGCAATCAAATGTAGCAAGCTCAATAATTTCGTAAGATTAGTCTAAGTGCACACAAGTTGGCCTCGATACTCGGTCACTCacaaatataacaaaataataataaaaaaataaaaaattataaatcgttcaaataagtttttattatGTGGAGCATCATTGTAAAGACTCACTTTGGCTTATTTGGTtgtgagaaataaaaaagagcgTTCTATAGTGAGGCTAGGAATAGTGAACGTCTTCGGGATTTGTTAGTTTGGTTTGATTTCCTTCAAAACTTCTCCTCCAAATATTTTGTCATTGCTGCATTAGAGCTTCTAATTGAGGGGAAATTTTGATCCGTGGAAACCTGTGTATGTATTGCTGATCgatgaatttttgtttctgatgaagagaaaaaagaaagcaattaAGCATTCAAATGATTTCAAGACTATTTTATTCTaatccatatattttttaaatcttatttgcCATTTGGTCTTTCTAGACTAATACATCTTTCATGTTCCCCCCTTTTTTATCCTTCTCGGAAAAAGATTGATCCATCTACTGGCGAGGCAGAGGACGATGGCGTTGAAGATGAATACCAGCTTGAGGACGTCGAGGTGGTTGCCGCAGACTACATGTTGAAAGTAGCAGTTTCTAACTTCAAGAATGCATGGGAAAGCATGGGTGAAGATGGTGAACGAGTAGATGAATATGGATTAGGCCCAAGAGGGAGCTTGGCTGAAGCTGTGCGAGCTGTCGTAGACCTTCTCGGCATGCAGCCTTGTGAGGTATGCGCATATGGATTTATTTCGTACGTGCATGAATATTTCCACCTTAATGAAAATCTTCTGGATAATAGAACAGAACAATTATATGTCAACGCTTAAGGAAAACAAGTCATCTCGAAAATGAACTATGATTAGCGGCTcaagattttcctttttaccaTGTTTTCCTGATTTGGTGACAATTAGTAATACTGTTTTAGTTACATTGTAACGACATTAGAAACTTGAGTGCTTTTTATGAGTCGATGTTAAAATGAATGTTGAACTTATTTGAGTGCAGGGGCTACCTCTGGTTTCAAATCTTTTTCCCCTGCAGCCCAAAGAAGTCAACCCATTCCTTTGCTCCAgaattttgataattaaagCCCTACTTCTCatctattttgtattttgtttggttttctgtttcaaaaaattttaaaaaactactTTTTTGGTTTACAAAATATGGTTTGGTTTTCGAAATCTTGCTTTAAATTAGGTAATAAAGCAAGAAAAACTATTTgtaaacttaattttgaaaaacataataacaaaagaaatggTTATGGTATATTATTCCTCCTAAAATCAGATGTAACTTCTGTTTTTCTGtctcttcaattcttttttgttttccaggGAACAGAAGTTGTCCCTAGCAATCAGCGGTCACACACATGTTTACTATCTGGTGTATTCATTGGCAACGTTAGAGTTCTCGCCCGTCTGTCATTTGGTCTCGATGCTTCAAGGGAGGTTGCAATGAAGCTGGTTGTTAGATCCGACGATGAAACAGTCAGTGATCGCATTCACGAGATTATCTCCAGCGGCTAAGTCGGTCCCTCGTCGGACATATTTTCTCAAGTCTTGCTGTGGATAAGAGGTCGTCAGCTTAAGAAAGATCAACACCATGAAACCACTTCATTGTTGGGCTTTAGCCTTCCAGGTTTACTCTTCATTTAGCTTGTTGTTTAACTCCACTATATTTTATCTTAGctacatatcatcatcatatcgTAGTCCTTGGGAAGGCTTAACTCCTGCTGTATTAATTATGTGACCCAACCTCTACTTTGTCAGCGTATTTTTTTACCCTCTTTTTAGGACACATATTACCTGAAAGGGGGCAGATTTCATTCGTTGGGGGGAGCAATCAATTTGCTTCACAGATATATGTAAGACAACACAAATTTATCTTGACACCAAACATTCCTTACTGTTGAGAAAAGTGCACTTcaaattatcaataaatttcattCCGAACTTGGTTATTATTTGAATGTGGATCAATATACGAAGCAAATGGCTTCTATTTCAAGTAGGCTTTGGCAGAAAACTGTTCATACGAAATCCGATGTTCGTTTATTGGGCggattttgattatttgaCGCCATTAACAGGTAAGTTGGTTCTTATATCAAGAACTTTTAGATTAGAAGTTAAATTTGCAGATTAATTGCCTTGTCATTACTCATCTAATCTACAGTGTTGCTATATTATCCTTTCAAGTTTGGAGTTCTGTGTTTTCTTCACAGATTATAACTGTTACATCTTtcaggaaaataaaaatccgAGATCGGGCCAAAATGCAGGGGTTTGATCATATGGGTAAAACAATCTTTTAGTCCACTTGGAGTAAGGTGgatattgttttaattgaGAAAATCATGTACTCTGCTTGTAGTTGGGAAATTTTTTCAGTACTACACACCTCCGTGCTCATTTTATGTCGTAATAAGTGTCAAATATATTCTTTAgattagattaaaaatttatagtaatGGCTGATTGGATAACTTAATGAGGAAGAAGATAGGTGGAATGTATGACAATAAAGGTTGTTGGGGGAGGGAAATGAGTTTCAACTCTTTCACGTATGAGCCAaagatttttattgaaatcatTTGAGTATAACTTATATGTCGACCAAAATTTTTAACATTTGGATCTTATTCTCACATGGTAATATTTATATTCCgtttaaaaattgtgagtcAGAAGATTTGCTCTATTTTGTTGATATTCGTGTGTTTGAAAGAATTTTACGGAGATTctacattggttgaagagatgTTAATAGGTTAAAGCAGACAACAATACGTAATAGACCAAAGTGGACACTTAATAggctaaagcagacaacaATACGGAATAGACCCAAGTGGACACTTACTAGGCTAAAGCAGATAACAATACGTAAtagaccaaagtggacaatatttgctaacggtgggtttgggctgttagaAATGGTATAAGGCCACctccaagggggtgaattgtgagatccaacatcggttggaaaggaaaacaaaacgtTCTTTCTAAGGGCGTGAATTGTTAGCTAGTGTATATCATCATACGAGAATTGAGTATGGTATAGATCAACCGGAAGAGGTATGCATAAAAGTATTTGCGGCAAGGATAAATCCTAGAATTCCGTCTGTTTTCAGGGTTTGGAAAAGTGCGGATTTTCCAGAAAGGGAATCTTATGATATGTTGGGAATTTCTTATGATAATCATCCACACGTCTAAAGCGTATCTTTATGCCTAAAAGTTGGTAGGATGACCCTTATGTAAGGATTATATTGCCCCCAATTTttatgaaaggaaaataaagcATTCTTTCtaagagcgtggaaacctctcactagtagacgcgttttaaaaccataaggttgacggtgatacgtaacggactaaaGTAGACAAAATCTACGAACGGTGAACTTAGAACTTGCTCTATTACACATTATAACAAACTTAATGGTTGaaattagcaaaaaaaaaaaaaaaaaaaaaaaaaaaaaaaacNGGTAAAAGttgaagttcaaattaatataccAAGCAAATTAAGGCATGGATTGATTTTTCccctaaaaaaattgttattcttaattaatagAATTTAGGAAGGTAGCCATTTTGGCTTTGTAGAATGTTGGACAGGGCAACTAAGAATGACCAATTGTTGGccaattaattagattattGCTTCATTCGTTTGTTTTCAAATGTCTTAAAGACACCTTAGAATATGGAAAACTAATTCTTTATCTCATATCACTGCACTATGATCTCCCTTCTCAGCTGCTTCCGCCTGGATACGAGCAGCCATTATAACCTGAAAATCCACAAATGTAAGAACTTCAACTAAAGCAATAACACCAAAAATATGATAACTTTCTGTCCTTCCCTTATTGCTTGGCTGAAATTGAATGGAAGAGATATTAGAATAGAAAGCTTACTAGGATTTGTGGATGTTAGTGTTGCTGTCTGCGAGAAATCACAGTCCCATGGATTCTTGCCAAGAGATTGGTAGTAGAGATTCATAGCATAAGCAGCATGTGATTTTACAGTGTTTGGCTCAAAACAGGCACCCCCCGGTTGGATTGCCCCGCAATCGATACCGTGCCCACAAGCATAGTCGAGATTCAACTGAAGTTGAGCATCAGAAGCACCTGCCTTGGGCATGCACCAAGCAAGCGCAGTCGGTTTTGGGGACGGGGTGGTTGGAGTTGTAGGAGTCTGTAACGTTCAAGAGTCAACTTCATGGATGTAAAATGATTGGATAAAGTTTATCAAAGTAAAGTTGATGCAATTTGTTATCTGCAAGAAGCTTATTTTATCAAAAGCAATCAATGATTCAACCATTGACTGACCTGGCTGTTCTTTGAGAGCCCAACATCATATGCCATGGTTAGATCAGGACGGAACAGCCCAAATGATCGTTCGGAGGTGGGGCCAGGCTTCAAGTTTTCATCATAGAGAGCAAAGATATATGTATCCACTGATTTTCCAGGCATCAATGGAGTACCCACCATTGATCTAAGATGTGCAATCAAATTGCCATTGTAAGCTCTTGCATTTTCCATAGTTGTTCCAACTTCATTGCTATCACCGCGATACGCCCACCCCGTCTCGGCTACCAAGATCTCGACATCCTTGAAATCACCCAGTGCATTCAAGGCAGACCTTACTGCATCAAGCTGTTGAAATCAATATGAGTCATGGACCAAATAATAATAGCTCCCAATAATGGATGTAGTAGTTCAAATTATTAGAATCTGTTGCAAGATATCATAAATACAAGTTTTAAACAAACATGGTAGTTGAAGACCACAAAAAGAAATgccacaaaattcaaaatgtgCTTGTTTGGTTGTTGGGGGGATTCCAGCACCACCATATGCTGTGCTCCCTTgataatcataatttttttctatgaGCACCCACACCAAAACCAAGAGTTCTGAAgttgtaaaaaatttaaatcttgaaTACAAAATAGTCCCCAACCTGACTCGAGACACCACCGAAATAAACAAACTAAATAAAGAAGGGGCGTGAGAGCCCGCACAAGTCAAGGGTCTCCCCAATATCTTTTCTCACAAAAAAGTGAAAGTAGAAAAACCAAATTCTTACACCACTGCAGCCcacttaattttctttctcacaGAGCCGCATatcgaaaaagaagaaaaagggcGAGGAGAGTCAGGAGTAAGTAGGGACAGgagataattttctttctcacaGAGCCGCATatcgaaaaagaagaaaaagggcGAGGAGAGTCAGGAGTAAGTAGGGACAGGAGAAGAGGAGAGGGAGAcaaaaccttttcttttcctttttattgcAATATTATGTCAAAAGactttttaaccattttaacCAATTGTAGGGTTATCTCTAATCCGCTCCATCCATTCATGGAGGGGCTAGGGCttgaatacaaaattttgaaatgtgtCTTCAAACGTCCCTAATCCTTGTCACGAGGACACTAGCTCTTACCAATATCACAGCTCaataaacccaaaaagaaaaggaagaaaaaattccaggccaataaataatatgtaGGCATTCctcttaataataattgatatcTTGGAAGGACTTACCGACATTAAATGACACAGGCCAGCTGTAACCGAGCATAATATAGGTCACATCACACAGGAAAAGCAAGCTTATTTGCTAAGATTCGAAAGTTGAATGACATCTCCCACCTCATCACTTTTTTCTAAATTCTTTTGGCCTTTTGGGTTGAACAGAATATCAGGCTTTTAGTCTTCAATTGGGTGTAAAATCAGGAAGGGGCGTTTAAGCAAGCGAGTGGTTACTGATTTCATACATCAATTTCTTTCACGCAATCTCACAAACACCTTGCAGACACAAACAATCAAAAGATCTCCCAACTGAtcacttttttcttctaaattggCCTTTTGGATTGAAAATGCAACAGCATATTAGGCTTTTAGTCTTCAATTGGGTGTAAAATCAGGAAAGGGCGATTAAACAAGCGAGTGATTTCACACATCAATTTCTTTCACGCATTATCACAAACACCTTGCAGGCAGAAACAATCAAAACTTCAAACACATCATTATCTACACCCATTGTTTAGTTTCAAGCAATTTACGCGAAGTACCCACAAGCAAGAACCAAATCAAAATACACCACAAGAACTGTAAATAGCAACAAGATCTTTAAAAAGTATTCAAATTCCAAATCTAGCAGCCAGGATAAAAATAACCCAAATTGATAAATAACGTCATTCAGATTACTTTCTGAAAAATTGATTctgaaaatgataaatttgcTAATTTCGATGCATATGGAAAGAGATTTTTTAAccacaaaagaataaaatataaccATCAGCAACCCCCAAAAAAAAGTGACGTTAAATTAAtcttcaaattatatatacttaaaaaaaaaaattaagttacaTATTTACTCCTAacctttatatttataatgtttaaaaaaaaaaggtaaaaaaaaataataataaatttaaatattattgacaCGTGTCAAAATCTGAGGCTATTGACTGTTGACTTAAAGTAAACGTCGTCGGTGTTTAAGGTGAAAGAAttggaattaattaattaattaattaagattaagaAATTGAAACGAAATTAGGAGAAATTGATTGGAGCGGTTGACTGACCTGAGCATCGAACATGTTCATGTACTTTATTCCGGTTCCCGAGTCGACCCGGCCCGAGTTGGGTTGAAACAGGCAAAACGCCAGCGTTTCGGCTCTCGGATCGCTCTGGTACGCGAAGAACGGGTAAGGGTTTATCGCAAATGGCGACGCGTTCTCCTTCTCGAATTCCACCACCGCCTTCATCATCTGTTCCAACACCGGATTGAACCTCCCCGACGACGGCGGATCCGACTGGCTTAACACCGCCATCGAGTGCACTGTCGACACCTTCACCTTACCGCCAAGGTTCGCCGAATTCAGAGCGTTCTGCACGTTCTGCATCGCTGGGAGAAGCTGCGAAACCAAGCCTTGATCCATGGATGAAATCACCTCGTTGCCGACGGTAATCAGCACGATATTGCTGGCTGGATAGTAGGGAACGACATTCGTGTTGATCCATTGAGCAGCGGAGTTCGGATTCGAGGCCAGGGCAGGAATGTCGCCATTGGCTACGCCAATCACGATTCCTATTCCGGTGTTGGCTAGGGCTTTGATTATTTGTGGATCGGCGCCGTAGAGTCGGACTTTACCGATTGTAGTTGAGCGAAGTAGTGCGGCAGTGGAAACCGGCGGCGGAAGGTTGTTGGCGACTTGGCCATAGTTGACGCCGATGAAGGATTGAGAGTCtgcaaaagagaaacaaagaaacaaaagaattgagaaaagaaaatgagtgaaaagagaaaaggaaaaagggagTAGAGAAAGAGACCGGCGAGGTAAAAGGCGgcgaagagagagaaggagacgAAAGTGAGTGAAAAGGAGGAGGCGGCCATGATTAACAACAGAACGAAAAATATCAGCCGGACATGAAATGAACGCAGAAttgcagagagagagagatagagagaggtCTCTGTATTTCTCTCCGCctgtctctctgtctctctgtctctctctccgTCTCTCTCTGTGTTTGTTATGTGAATGTGAGGTGTGAAAGTCCGCAAGTTCAGAGATGGGGGGAAGGTGGGGCCCAGAAGAGAGGGGCaaaattggaagctttggAAAAAAAGACTACGCCCTTTTCAACAGGGAGGCCCACCACTATAGTTATTACATGTACctgtaaaaattaaaatattaacttttttttatttattggccaaatatttaaaatattaattcaaaaataaaaataaaataaaataattgtttttttattttgtaattaatgtgCGTTATGAGGTGTTTGTTGTGT
The Cucurbita pepo subsp. pepo cultivar mu-cu-16 chromosome LG16, ASM280686v2, whole genome shotgun sequence genome window above contains:
- the LOC111777331 gene encoding glucan endo-1,3-beta-D-glucosidase; amino-acid sequence: MAASSFSLTFVSFSLFAAFYLADSQSFIGVNYGQVANNLPPPVSTAALLRSTTIGKVRLYGADPQIIKALANTGIGIVIGVANGDIPALASNPNSAAQWINTNVVPYYPASNIVLITVGNEVISSMDQGLVSQLLPAMQNVQNALNSANLGGKVKVSTVHSMAVLSQSDPPSSGRFNPVLEQMMKAVVEFEKENASPFAINPYPFFAYQSDPRAETLAFCLFQPNSGRVDSGTGIKYMNMFDAQLDAVRSALNALGDFKDVEILVAETGWAYRGDSNEVGTTMENARAYNGNLIAHLRSMVGTPLMPGKSVDTYIFALYDENLKPGPTSERSFGLFRPDLTMAYDVGLSKNSQTPTTPTTPSPKPTALAWCMPKAGASDAQLQLNLDYACGHGIDCGAIQPGGACFEPNTVKSHAAYAMNLYYQSLGKNPWDCDFSQTATLTSTNPSYNGCSYPGGSS